The Methylomicrobium lacus LW14 genome window below encodes:
- a CDS encoding DUF7594 domain-containing protein, whose amino-acid sequence MNCEFIMKKNKKPHGAKHSTKYQSVKSLTLVGSLAAVAASPLAWADSTLLDDAYVQIGTSQNTNFGKKSTIAVTAGKTTRRGFLKFRLDTFDPPATPNSVTKATLKVFVSSVKNGSAGVVRVHPIDLNPNNTFNEGTITGNSAPAFAPVSIRDSATVNIQYLNKWLEFDVTDFVKNNVNNGELAFALVGDGTLNIKFDSKESKTTGHAAVLDIVYASDSGNIPPIGPTGATGATGATGATGATGPTGPAGTGSSATGPKGDTGATGPTGPTGPSGTGAGATGATGPAGATGAPGATGAPGATGPAGATGPAGATGPAGATGPAGATGPAGATGTAGATGPAGAPGVPGATGAPGAPGATGAPGAPGAIGAPGTPGATGAPGINGTNGAPGAPGATGATGATGATGATGATGAGFSSTVVRVTSAQLDLGALLGSLLNNGNPTVVECNTAAGEKVVGGGAFVTGALLGLVVPSSTGPTANGAIITVSNPNSPTVATGWGAQFGTLSSLLGFLSGNYGVSVVCSKP is encoded by the coding sequence ATGAATTGCGAGTTCATCATGAAAAAAAATAAAAAACCACACGGTGCGAAGCATAGTACAAAATACCAAAGCGTCAAATCACTGACCCTCGTCGGCTCGCTGGCCGCGGTAGCGGCTTCGCCGCTGGCGTGGGCCGATTCGACGCTGCTGGACGACGCCTATGTGCAGATCGGCACTAGCCAAAACACAAATTTCGGCAAAAAAAGTACGATTGCGGTAACCGCGGGCAAAACCACCCGCCGCGGCTTTCTTAAATTCAGATTGGATACGTTCGATCCGCCCGCTACCCCAAACTCAGTTACCAAGGCCACACTGAAGGTGTTCGTGTCGTCCGTCAAGAATGGCTCCGCGGGCGTCGTAAGAGTGCATCCGATCGACCTGAATCCCAACAATACCTTCAATGAAGGGACGATTACCGGCAATTCGGCGCCAGCTTTCGCTCCTGTTTCGATCCGTGATAGCGCTACGGTCAATATCCAGTATCTGAATAAATGGCTGGAATTTGACGTCACCGATTTTGTTAAGAACAATGTCAATAATGGCGAGCTCGCTTTTGCCTTGGTTGGCGACGGCACACTGAATATCAAATTCGATAGCAAGGAAAGCAAGACCACAGGCCATGCCGCGGTATTGGACATCGTTTATGCATCCGACTCAGGTAATATCCCTCCTATCGGTCCGACTGGTGCAACTGGTGCAACTGGTGCAACTGGGGCGACAGGAGCCACCGGACCAACCGGTCCTGCTGGCACCGGATCAAGTGCGACCGGACCTAAAGGGGATACCGGCGCCACCGGGCCAACTGGCCCCACCGGTCCTTCTGGCACCGGCGCAGGTGCGACAGGCGCAACCGGCCCTGCTGGCGCCACTGGCGCTCCGGGAGCCACTGGCGCTCCGGGAGCCACTGGCCCTGCCGGAGCAACTGGCCCTGCCGGAGCAACTGGCCCTGCCGGAGCAACTGGCCCTGCCGGAGCAACTGGCCCCGCCGGAGCAACTGGTACTGCCGGGGCAACTGGCCCTGCCGGCGCACCGGGAGTTCCAGGCGCTACCGGCGCACCGGGAGCCCCAGGCGCCACTGGCGCGCCGGGCGCCCCAGGCGCCATCGGCGCACCGGGAACCCCAGGCGCCACCGGCGCTCCTGGTATCAATGGAACCAATGGTGCACCTGGTGCACCTGGTGCTACGGGCGCCACCGGTGCAACTGGAGCCACCGGTGCGACTGGAGCCACAGGCGCCGGCTTCTCAAGCACCGTGGTTAGAGTGACGTCGGCCCAACTGGATTTAGGAGCACTCCTGGGATCGTTGCTGAATAACGGCAATCCGACTGTCGTAGAGTGCAATACCGCTGCCGGTGAAAAAGTAGTCGGCGGCGGAGCGTTTGTCACGGGCGCCTTATTGGGATTGGTTGTTCCATCCAGCACCGGTCCTACCGCAAACGGCGCCATAATCACCGTATCGAATCCTAATAGCCCGACCGTGGCGACAGGTTGGGGCGCGCAATTTGGCACATTGTCCTCCTTGCTTGGCTTCTTGTCGGGCAATTATGGCGTTAGCGTAGTTTGCTCCAAGCCTTGA
- the tssA gene encoding type VI secretion system protein TssA, which translates to MADLEELLEEVSPDNPCGDYLEYDPAYMELAKAIQGKPEDPITGEKAQPPNWRDIQKVALAILQRSKDLQVAVYLARALIPLEGVSGFRDGLALLVGLLETYWDDIHPVLDPEDNLDPTARINILEELSNFDSVLKPLSLAPLVDSKAVGRYSLRDIQIATDKISPPQGEEKPDLSVIKAAFLDFSPEMLKSMYQAINDSADLVSQIQSFVNGKVGFGNGADLSGLATSLKDMRYAYDQYSTIGALAAEETSGEEEPTDEQAAQEGASPRKQAAGVGAINSRQDVLKALDLICKYYAESEPSSPVPILLHRAKHLVTADFMEILQNLLPDAVSQMGLIKGPESNE; encoded by the coding sequence ATGGCTGATTTGGAAGAGTTACTGGAAGAAGTTTCACCGGACAATCCTTGCGGGGATTATTTGGAGTATGACCCTGCATACATGGAGTTAGCCAAGGCTATCCAGGGTAAGCCGGAAGATCCGATCACCGGCGAAAAGGCGCAGCCGCCGAACTGGCGCGACATTCAAAAAGTCGCGCTGGCAATCTTGCAGCGAAGCAAAGACCTACAAGTCGCCGTTTATCTGGCAAGAGCGCTGATTCCGCTGGAAGGCGTGTCGGGCTTCCGGGACGGCCTGGCCTTACTGGTCGGCCTGCTGGAGACATACTGGGACGACATTCACCCCGTGCTGGACCCGGAAGATAATCTCGATCCGACCGCCCGCATCAACATCCTCGAAGAATTGAGCAATTTCGATTCCGTTCTTAAGCCCTTGAGTCTGGCGCCGTTGGTGGATTCAAAAGCGGTCGGCCGCTATAGCCTGCGCGATATTCAGATCGCGACCGACAAGATCAGCCCGCCTCAGGGAGAAGAAAAGCCCGATTTGAGCGTGATCAAAGCCGCTTTCCTGGATTTTTCCCCCGAAATGCTCAAGTCCATGTACCAGGCAATCAACGACAGCGCGGACTTGGTCTCGCAAATCCAGTCCTTTGTGAATGGCAAGGTGGGGTTCGGTAACGGCGCGGACTTGTCGGGTCTGGCCACGTCCTTGAAAGACATGCGCTATGCTTACGACCAATATTCGACGATTGGCGCGCTGGCAGCGGAAGAAACATCCGGCGAGGAAGAGCCAACCGATGAGCAAGCGGCTCAGGAAGGCGCCTCGCCCCGTAAACAAGCCGCCGGAGTCGGCGCTATTAACTCTCGCCAGGATGTACTGAAAGCTTTGGATCTGATCTGCAAATATTATGCGGAATCCGAGCCTTCGAGCCCGGTGCCTATATTGTTGCATCGTGCAAAGCACCTGGTGACAGCGGATTTTATGGAAATCCTGCAGAATTTATTGCCGGATGCGGTTTCCCAAATGGGCCTGATCAAGGGGCCGGAATCGAATGAATAA
- the tssB gene encoding type VI secretion system contractile sheath small subunit, translating into MAESSQKFIQRNRAPRVQIEYDVEVYGSQKKVQLPFVMGVLSDLSGKPSEPLPPVSDRKLLEIDVDNFDDRLKSMKPRVAFPVANTLTGEGNLSVDITFESMDDFSPAAVVKKVAGLDKVLEARQQLANLITYMDGKTGAEELIGKLINDPALLQSLVASAKPADSKSDASSSESTGG; encoded by the coding sequence ATGGCCGAAAGCAGTCAAAAGTTTATCCAAAGAAACCGCGCGCCGCGTGTGCAGATTGAATACGATGTCGAGGTGTACGGTTCTCAAAAGAAAGTACAACTCCCTTTCGTGATGGGGGTTCTCTCTGATTTGTCGGGCAAACCGTCCGAACCGTTGCCTCCGGTTTCGGATCGCAAGTTGCTCGAAATCGACGTCGATAATTTCGACGACAGGCTCAAATCGATGAAGCCGCGGGTGGCCTTTCCGGTAGCGAATACCCTGACCGGCGAAGGCAATCTGAGCGTCGACATTACCTTTGAAAGCATGGATGATTTTTCGCCGGCCGCGGTGGTTAAAAAAGTGGCGGGCCTGGACAAGGTGCTCGAAGCCAGACAGCAACTTGCGAATTTGATCACTTATATGGACGGCAAAACCGGCGCGGAAGAATTGATCGGTAAATTGATCAATGATCCGGCCTTGTTACAGTCGCTGGTGGCGTCGGCAAAACCTGCCGATTCCAAGAGCGACGCGTCTTCATCAGAAAGCACCGGAGGCTGA
- the tssC gene encoding type VI secretion system contractile sheath large subunit, whose protein sequence is MAELESQSQQGATAALELDEFSALLSKEFKPGTEAANQVNSAVSTLAQYALQDVTKISDDVIASIQSIIAGLDQKISEQLNLIMHNPDFQKLESAWRGLHYLVNNTETDEQLKIRVFNISKNELGKTLKKFKGTAWDQSPLFKKLYEEEFGTFGGEPFGCLVGDYHFDHSPPDVELLGEMAKISAASHTPFISGVAPTVMQMQSWSELANPRDLTKIFSTPEYAAWRSLRESEDARYLGMAMPRFLSRLPYGAKTDPVEEFDFEEDTAGADSSKYTWSNAAYAMAVNINRSFKLYGWCSRIRGIESGGAVEGLPVHAFPTDDGGVDMKCPTEIAITDRREAELAKSGFMPLIHKKNTDFAAFIGAQSLQKPAEYEDPDATANANLAARLPYLFATCRFAHYLKCMVRDKVGSFKERDDMERWLNNWILQYVDGSPQFSSETTKAQKPLAAAQVVVEEVEGNPGYYSSKFFLRPHYQLEGLTVSLRLVSKLPSAKGGG, encoded by the coding sequence ATGGCGGAACTGGAAAGTCAAAGCCAACAAGGCGCAACGGCAGCCCTGGAGCTCGACGAATTTTCGGCGTTGCTGTCCAAGGAATTCAAGCCCGGCACCGAGGCGGCCAATCAGGTCAACTCGGCGGTATCCACGCTGGCGCAATACGCGTTGCAGGATGTCACAAAAATTTCCGATGACGTCATCGCCAGCATACAGTCGATCATTGCCGGTCTCGATCAAAAAATCTCCGAGCAGTTGAATCTGATCATGCACAATCCCGATTTCCAAAAGCTCGAAAGCGCGTGGCGGGGATTGCATTATCTGGTCAACAATACCGAAACCGACGAGCAACTGAAGATCCGTGTTTTTAACATTTCCAAAAATGAGCTGGGAAAAACACTGAAGAAGTTCAAGGGCACCGCTTGGGATCAAAGCCCGTTGTTCAAGAAACTCTATGAAGAAGAATTTGGCACCTTCGGCGGCGAACCCTTCGGTTGCCTGGTCGGCGATTACCATTTCGATCACAGCCCGCCGGACGTCGAATTACTGGGCGAGATGGCAAAGATCAGCGCGGCTTCGCATACGCCGTTTATCAGTGGCGTTGCGCCGACCGTCATGCAAATGCAGAGCTGGTCGGAACTGGCGAACCCGCGCGACTTAACCAAAATATTCTCGACGCCGGAATATGCCGCGTGGCGTTCCTTGCGGGAATCCGAGGATGCGCGCTATCTCGGCATGGCGATGCCGCGCTTTCTGAGTCGCTTGCCTTATGGCGCGAAAACCGATCCGGTCGAGGAATTCGATTTCGAAGAGGATACGGCCGGCGCGGACAGCAGCAAATATACCTGGTCCAATGCGGCTTATGCGATGGCGGTCAACATCAACCGTTCATTCAAGCTCTACGGCTGGTGCTCGCGCATTCGCGGCATCGAATCCGGCGGCGCGGTCGAAGGCCTGCCGGTGCATGCGTTCCCGACTGACGACGGCGGCGTCGACATGAAATGCCCGACCGAAATCGCGATCACCGACCGGCGCGAGGCCGAACTCGCCAAGAGCGGTTTCATGCCGTTGATCCACAAGAAAAATACCGATTTTGCGGCGTTTATTGGTGCGCAATCGCTGCAAAAACCGGCCGAATACGAAGACCCGGATGCGACCGCGAACGCCAATCTGGCGGCGCGGCTGCCGTATCTGTTTGCGACCTGCCGTTTTGCGCATTATCTGAAATGCATGGTGCGCGATAAGGTCGGCTCATTCAAGGAGCGCGACGATATGGAGCGTTGGCTTAATAACTGGATATTGCAGTACGTGGATGGTTCTCCCCAGTTTTCCAGCGAAACCACCAAGGCGCAAAAACCCCTGGCAGCAGCCCAGGTTGTCGTGGAAGAAGTGGAAGGCAATCCGGGTTATTATTCTTCGAAATTCTTTTTGCGCCCGCATTACCAGTTGGAGGGGTTGACCGTCTCGCTGCGCTTGGTATCGAAACTGCCTTCGGCCAAGGGCGGCGGATAA
- a CDS encoding Hcp family type VI secretion system effector, whose translation MALDINIKFSNGIDGESKRDGHKGAIDVLAWSWGASNSGSFHEGGGGGAGKCNVQDLSFTKWIDKSSPILYLKCCDGTHIDEVTLTCQKAGTEALVYFKIVLKKVMVTSVSTGGSGGEDRLTENVTLNFAHIDIEYQEQNEKGGKEGGAVTYKWDIEAGKSQ comes from the coding sequence ATGGCGTTAGATATAAATATTAAGTTTTCGAACGGAATTGACGGCGAAAGCAAGAGAGACGGACATAAGGGGGCGATTGATGTATTGGCGTGGTCTTGGGGGGCGAGCAACTCCGGCAGTTTTCATGAAGGCGGCGGCGGCGGCGCGGGCAAATGCAACGTGCAAGACTTGTCTTTTACCAAGTGGATCGACAAAAGCAGCCCGATTTTATATTTGAAATGCTGCGACGGTACGCACATTGACGAGGTGACTTTAACCTGTCAGAAAGCGGGTACGGAGGCGCTCGTTTATTTCAAGATTGTGCTGAAAAAGGTCATGGTGACCAGTGTTTCTACCGGCGGCTCCGGCGGTGAAGACAGACTGACCGAAAATGTGACTTTGAATTTCGCGCATATCGATATTGAGTATCAAGAACAGAACGAGAAAGGCGGCAAGGAAGGCGGAGCAGTAACCTACAAATGGGACATCGAAGCCGGCAAATCGCAGTAA
- a CDS encoding type VI secretion system accessory protein TagJ: MNALSSLQMGDLDESLKQLQDQIRKDSSNPKYRVFLFQLLAVIGNWERALNQLNVSGELDAANLPMVQTYRETIRCELLREKVFKAQTTPIMFGEPQQWQALLLESLQLAVAGKYEEALQVRDQAYEQAPTVGGTINGEPFQWLADTDTRLGPVLELIVNGKYYWVPCANIQKLVVEAPVDLRDLVWLPAQVTWANGGAAVCFIPARYPGSEASADSDIRLARKTEWREPHPGHAFGLGQKVLATDSRDYSLFEIRELVFNAPGT; this comes from the coding sequence GTGAACGCCTTATCAAGTTTGCAAATGGGTGATTTGGACGAGTCGCTGAAACAGTTGCAGGATCAGATCAGAAAAGACTCTTCCAATCCCAAATACCGGGTTTTTCTTTTTCAATTGCTGGCGGTCATCGGTAATTGGGAGCGGGCATTGAACCAATTGAACGTGTCGGGAGAGCTTGACGCGGCCAATCTACCGATGGTGCAGACCTATCGCGAAACGATACGCTGTGAGCTATTGCGGGAGAAAGTGTTCAAGGCGCAAACGACGCCGATCATGTTCGGCGAGCCGCAACAATGGCAGGCCCTGCTGCTGGAGTCCTTGCAGCTGGCGGTGGCCGGCAAGTATGAGGAGGCGTTGCAGGTCAGGGATCAGGCCTATGAACAGGCGCCGACGGTTGGCGGCACGATCAACGGCGAGCCATTTCAATGGCTGGCCGATACCGACACGCGTTTGGGGCCGGTGCTGGAACTGATCGTGAACGGCAAATATTACTGGGTGCCCTGCGCCAATATCCAGAAGTTGGTGGTCGAGGCGCCGGTCGATTTACGCGATCTGGTTTGGCTGCCCGCACAGGTGACCTGGGCGAACGGCGGCGCCGCTGTCTGCTTCATTCCCGCACGTTATCCCGGCTCGGAAGCGTCGGCAGACTCCGACATCCGTCTGGCGCGCAAGACCGAATGGCGGGAGCCGCATCCAGGCCATGCGTTCGGCCTCGGCCAAAAAGTCTTGGCCACGGACAGTCGGGATTATTCCCTGTTCGAAATCCGGGAGCTGGTTTTTAATGCGCCGGGAACCTAA
- the tssE gene encoding type VI secretion system baseplate subunit TssE, whose protein sequence is MAELTNQERLQPSLLDRLTDDSPDKSAESREQRVLSLRQLRQSVLRDLSWLLNTSAFDTMVDLADFPFVARSVINYGTPLASGASVSSLDMVKIERKVKQAIIDFEPRILADSLIVKLVADDKKMNQHAVFFTIEGELWAQPLPTHLFIRSSFDLETGEVTVKDLGG, encoded by the coding sequence ATGGCCGAACTGACCAATCAGGAGCGTTTGCAGCCGTCCTTATTGGACCGGCTGACCGACGACTCCCCGGACAAGTCCGCCGAAAGCCGGGAACAGCGGGTATTGTCGCTGCGCCAGTTGCGTCAAAGCGTGCTGCGCGATCTGAGTTGGCTGTTGAACACCTCGGCATTCGATACGATGGTCGATTTGGCGGATTTTCCTTTCGTCGCGCGTTCGGTGATCAACTACGGCACACCATTAGCTTCCGGCGCTTCTGTGAGCAGCTTGGATATGGTAAAAATCGAGCGTAAGGTCAAACAGGCGATCATCGATTTTGAACCGAGAATTCTTGCCGATTCGCTGATTGTCAAGCTGGTGGCCGATGATAAAAAAATGAATCAGCATGCGGTTTTCTTCACGATCGAGGGCGAGTTATGGGCGCAGCCGTTGCCGACGCATTTATTCATCCGCAGCAGCTTCGACCTGGAAACGGGCGAAGTGACGGTCAAGGATCTGGGAGGTTAG